In Syntrophorhabdaceae bacterium, the sequence CCTTTCAAAGGAGGATCGAGCAGCAGCAGCAGAAGGCAATAAGCGGGCTCATCCCCGGCAATGAGTCTATCCTCGAAAATACCATAGGCTACGAGCAGGTCGCCGTAGACCTTACCGCCTATCTCGCCCGCACCGTCACCGACCCTTACGTAAAGCAGGTCTTCGACTTCGGGCTTCTCGAGGACTTCGACCACCTCTACCGCTATTCCAACCTCATGGAGACCCTGGAAGGAAAGCAGGCCAATAAGCTCGTCCACGACTACACGGAGGTAATGCCGGGAAGACCCACCATAGTCGAGCACCGTCACCCTTTCGATTCTATAAGGGCTCCCATCGACCCGAAGAAGGCAGACTCCAAGGACCTCCTCTATATCCTCACCCTCGTCGCAGCAGAGCAGCAGACCATGAACTTCTACATGAACATGGCGAACCGCATCACCGACCCCGTCGGCAGGGGCCTCTATATCGAGATAGGGATGATCGAGGAGCAGCACGTCTCCCAGTATGAGAGCCTCCTCGACCCCCGGATGGACTCCTTCGAGATGATGGTCGTCCACGAGTATAACGAGTGCTACCTCTACCACTCCTTTATGGAAAAGGAGCTCGACCCCAGGATCAGAAAAATATGGGAGCTCCACCTGGATATGGAGCTCGGACACCTGAGGAACGCCGTGGAGCTCATGGGTAAATATACGAAGAAGGATGCGGAGGAACTCCTCCCGAAGCGCCTGCCCGCCCCCATCGTATTCGAGCCGAACATCAAATACGTACGGGACATCCTGGAGAGCCAGGTGAACCTGACGGCAGTGGGGATGGATTTCAAGCCGGTGGACCAGGTGGACAAGAATGACCGTTATTTTGAATACCAGAACGTGGTAAACGGGCACTGGGTGCCGAGTGAGGAGGTAATCGAAGAGCATATGGACAAATTCGGCGAAGACTACAGGCTCGATCTGACCGACGGGGAGCGCACCGGACGGGTTCGGCCGGCGGAGTATTACCGGATGAAGACACGGTCGAAGGATATCTTCGGCCTCCTCAACAAGGAGCACAACGAGGTAAAGATGCTGTTCCAAAAAATCAGGTTCGCGGCGGCGGGGAGGGACGCCCTGTTCTCCGAATTGGCCGAGAACCTCTCCCTTCACATGGAAGGGGAGGAACAACTGTTCTATCCGAGGCTCGAAGAAAGCGATGAGCTGAAGGACCTGGTGGTGAAAGGCTACGAGGAGCACGAAGAGGCAAGGACCATGTTGAACGACATGGTGAAAATACCGGTGGGCGAGAATGAATGGCTGGCCAGGATCGGTCTTCTCCACACCTCGGTGGAGCATCATATCGCGGATGAAGAAGGGGAGATCTTCATCAAGGCCCATAAAGAGATAGGCCCCGAAGAATCGGAGGAGATCGCAAGGAATTACCAGATGAAGGAGGAGATCGCGTTTCAGACTACGGCATGGATAAAGGAAAAGCACGATGTGCCCCATAAAACCGATTAGAAAGAAGAGATTCGGGAGTCGTTAAAAAGAACGAAGGCGACCGTCCGGCGTAAGAGAACATGGAGGCGGGACAAGGGCTCGACATATCACCGGTCCCGCCTCCGCCTCTATCGGTTCCCGCACTCATGCGAGCTCTCGGGAAATCCGTCGTAAGACATATGGAACCGACCGCACGATTCAGCGATGTTCTACACTATTGTTCATCCAGCAAAAGCTATTATAACAATAATTTATAAATCATGTTCGCTTAAGGGATCAGGTAATCCACCGATAAAAAATAAAGGCAGCAAAAATAAAAGATGGAGGGGATTTATGAAACGAATTATTACGGGTCTGGTTGTGATGATGGTGCTGGTCTTCTGTGCCGCTTTTATCTCGCAGGCTGCGACACAGGAGGAAGCAAAAGCCAATGTCGAAAAGGCGATGGCATTCTGGAAGGCAAACGGTAAAGATAAGGCCATTGCGGAATTCAATAACCCGAAAGGCCAGTTCACCAAAGGCGACATGTATATTCATGTCCAGGACTTCAGCGGCGTTATGCTTGCCAACGGAGGAAATCCGAAGCTCGTCGGTCAGAACCACCTGGAAGTCAAGGATGCCTCGGGAAAGACTTTCGTGAAGGAACAGATCGATACGGCAAAGACCAAAGGCAGCGGCTGGGTAAACTATATGTGGACGAACCCCTCGACCAAGAAAGTGCAGGCTAAAACGGCCTGGGTACAGAAGGTGGACGGGGAAAATATATTTATCGGTTGCGGCGTCTGGAAATAATCAGGAATAGGTATAAGAGCCCCACCTGAAAGGTTCCGGCGGGGCTCTTTATTTTTTCAATCCACTGCGCCTTCCTCGCTCCCGGTATAAACTCTCAAAAACGAAAGCCGACGCCCGCCACGAAGATATCGGAATCGCGGTTGTTGCTGGTGGTCACCCTGTTCCACGTGGCGCGTATCGCCCAATGGGAAAGAAAACGGAGGCTGCCGGTAGCGCCCACCACCCAATTCAATTTTGTGATGGTGCTGTCGCCGCTTCGGTCAAAGGCGAGATAAGGGCCGGCGCCGATCCCGAAAGAGAGGTGGTCGTTAAAAAAGCTCCGCCCCGCCCATATCTGGGATAGGGGACCTTGACGCGATGCGGGATAATCTTCGTTCAGCCATCCCACCGTTACATCGACGTGACGCCATAAGGTGCGTCGATACTCGGCAAGCAGGGCTGCTCCGGACCTGTCGCTCCGCTCGTTGAAGACCGAGGAGCCGACCTGGAGCGTGACCTCATTGAGAGTTTTCGGATCGACCTGGGGAGAGGCGCCCGTGAGCGGTCCCGGCGAAGGAGGTTTCTCGAGCTGATAGCCGATTCCGAGGGTCGCCACATAGGTATTGGCATTCTGTTTGGTCCAGATCCAGTTGCCCCGGGCCTGGAGGAGAAATCGTGCCCCCATGTAAAGGGTAGCCGAAAGGCTCGCCATGGCCCCCACGCCGTGCTCGTTCGAATAGCTTGTGTCCGTCGTCGACAGCACCGTATCATAGTAAAGATAAGGCCCTGCGCCCGCGGCCAGAGATACCCGCCTGCCAAGGACATTGACCCTTCCCCAGAGCTGCGGCGCAAGCCCGTCGCGCTTGTGGTTCGAGACGTGCCCTTCGTTCATGTACGTAATGCTCCACGCCGCGTGCTCACCCAGACCTTCGAGGTAGGTAGCTCCCCAGGCGTAGGATGACGTATCCGAGGAAGTCAT encodes:
- a CDS encoding hemerythrin domain-containing protein translates to MTFNPLKEKGLPMEKQVRNWSELAGRPYDKEEVDPYTRCRVILMNALEVEAALFLHEFNRMEKRTELKEQLAFQRRIEQQQQKAISGLIPGNESILENTIGYEQVAVDLTAYLARTVTDPYVKQVFDFGLLEDFDHLYRYSNLMETLEGKQANKLVHDYTEVMPGRPTIVEHRHPFDSIRAPIDPKKADSKDLLYILTLVAAEQQTMNFYMNMANRITDPVGRGLYIEIGMIEEQHVSQYESLLDPRMDSFEMMVVHEYNECYLYHSFMEKELDPRIRKIWELHLDMELGHLRNAVELMGKYTKKDAEELLPKRLPAPIVFEPNIKYVRDILESQVNLTAVGMDFKPVDQVDKNDRYFEYQNVVNGHWVPSEEVIEEHMDKFGEDYRLDLTDGERTGRVRPAEYYRMKTRSKDIFGLLNKEHNEVKMLFQKIRFAAAGRDALFSELAENLSLHMEGEEQLFYPRLEESDELKDLVVKGYEEHEEARTMLNDMVKIPVGENEWLARIGLLHTSVEHHIADEEGEIFIKAHKEIGPEESEEIARNYQMKEEIAFQTTAWIKEKHDVPHKTD
- a CDS encoding cache domain-containing protein, encoding MKRIITGLVVMMVLVFCAAFISQAATQEEAKANVEKAMAFWKANGKDKAIAEFNNPKGQFTKGDMYIHVQDFSGVMLANGGNPKLVGQNHLEVKDASGKTFVKEQIDTAKTKGSGWVNYMWTNPSTKKVQAKTAWVQKVDGENIFIGCGVWK